The nucleotide sequence GAACTATGaaattttctgaaaatgattataattttatgacttttttcaGAGCACCCAAAACTTCCTTGTTCCTTAAGCTGTAAATAAAGGGGTTTAGCAGAGGAATCACAACTGTGTAGAACAGTGAATACATTTTATCCTGGGTTTTACCTGGTCCAGACCCAGGACTGACATACATGAAGAGGAGAGTGCCATagaacaaagagacagagagcaggtGCGCACTGCAGGTGAAGAAGGCTTTCTTTCTGCCACTCTTAGACTTCATGTTCAGGACAGCAAATAAGACACGGCCATAAGAGATTACAATGGTCACAGAGGTGCTGATTTGTACGGAATTAGCAATAATGAAAGTCACCAATGCATTAAGTGATGGATCAGTGCAAGAGATTGTATAGAGTGGCAAGATTTCACAGTAGAAATGATCAATTACATTGGACTTACAGAAAGTCAATCTAAATAATAAGCCTACATTAAGTGCAGCGTTTACAAAACCAATTACATATGACATACTTATTAGCACAGTGCAGAGTCTTTTGGACATCACCACGAGATAGAGCAAAGGGTTGCATATGgctacatagcggtcataggccatcgcTACCAGGAGAAAAATTTCACTAGTTACACtgtaacagaaaaaataaaattgggcaAAACACTCACCTAGGGATATCATGTCATtcctatttaaaaatttcataagCATCTTTGGAGTCACAGAGGATGAAATAAAAGCATCAGTAAAGGCTAAATTTCTAAGGAAAAGGTACATAGGAGTGTGAAGATGTGGGTCCTTCCAGATGAGAAAGATTAAGCCAAGGTTGCCCACCATGGTGATGACATAGATGAAGAAGAACACCAAGAACAGGGGGACTTGCAGCTCTGGACGATCTGTTATTCCTCTGAGGACAAACACAGTCAGGTGGGTCCAGTTTCCTTCCATCACATCCACTCAGGAATCTCACTGCAAAAAAGGAAGGGACATAAAATTTGAATAAAACTGCTGAGAATGGCATCACATTCCAGTCTCATGTGCTGCATTTGTTCCGTAATCATGAAATATGAAAGTGTAATGTTTCTGCATTTAATGGCATACTGAAAACACAAAGTATTTTCTACTTTGATATACAAAGTTTTAACACGCAGTTGTCTGAAAATTAAAAGAGTAGGCCTTGGAAACCAATTTTTGATTTGACTTTATGCTTATTAGTCTCAAATAAATGTGACAGatatgttgtatacataatttaCAGGGAAAATGTATAGTACATTTTATACTAAAACATCTTTAAATACTAATTGAATGTGAAAAGTCTCTTTTTCAATTccatataaaatgttttgttgtattttaatgAGGCTATACAATGTAGTGTTTTACCTAACGGCATTTTCACTGAAGTGTAAAATGCTCACTGAACATACTCATTTCTCAAAAGACTCTTCCAtttttcttgctcctccttctAATCTCATTTTCCTCCTAAAATATGCCATTTCTActttaatttcatataaaactttcaaatattttatgtaagaCTGAAAGTTATCTTTGTTATGTGCGTAATTCTGTCATCTAAAGACATTGTCAATTAACAGGATAATGATAAAAATCTTATGTTGCTTTCTTTCACTTGCTATTGTGTTATCTGATACATATTCATAAAAACAATAACAGATTAAATAAGACACATGCATTATATCAATGAATTTATATGAGTGAGATTACCAAAGATCAGATGAGATGGAactcaataataataaagtatagATACAGTGGTTAGGTTTTTCAATATCTGAAATCAACTTAAAAGTCAAGTTATAATTTTTGCATAGAAAACAAATGagggaaaatgaaacaaattgaATATTAATGACTATAGATATaactgagaagagagaaaaattttCAGGCTCAATTGGTAGCTACATATGTAACAAATAAAGGAAGTTAGGATAGATAATGTAGAAAACCACAAAGGAAGAAATTCTAATCAACACCATAATATATTTCTGCCATGATAAAATATGCATATTCTAGACATAGAATGATCTATACCTTGACATCCCTTACTTCTGATTTAAAATAGGAGTTGGGAAATAAAAAGGGACAGCTTAAGTGACTAAGGGCTATTAATTTACTAATAGGACTAGCCAGATTATTTTGACAGATATTGATCTGTCATGTGGCTGGTCTACAAACTTAAACTTTTAGATTTATCATAGTCACCAATTCTTTATACAATTAACTAATAACCTCATACCCAAATATGTGATTCCAAACAACTAattttctcaaaacatttttgttttacttttaaaaacaaaaataagccaagcagtcgtggcacagacctttaatgaCAGCCCTTGAGAAGCAAAGGCAGACGTATATCTGTCAGTTCATGGCCAGCATGGTCATGGCCAGCCaattccaagacaggttccaaagatgCAGCGAAACGCTttcttgaaaaaatgaaaaaataaaaaaataataaaaattaaaataacgtCAAATTTAATATAGAGTTTATGGAGGAACGTATGTACACAAAATATAATTTCAGATTATTTAAATACGAAGCCCTGAAATATTTCATAGAAAGGTGTGTGATATTTTTGTTCCACTTAAATAACAAAACTTTTTAAGAGGTGTGTTCTCCTTTATCTTTATAGggactaaaaaaaaagaaaaaatgttcaagTTTTATTATTCATCTAAACACATTAACTGAGAAACTGATGTCTATGTAATAATTGTGTAAAAATTATCAGTATACATGTCTGTCAGAGAGTActgacagagtcttactatgcttttatttgtttgtagtGATTTTTGGGTTTGTATTTCTGTAGAGATATTTTTATATGGAAAGAGAgacaaaataatgtttatatcTCTGATGTTCTTAAAAGGCCTCAGTCATTCAAAAACACTATGTAGTCTACGACTCTAAAATAGCCTGTGGGGTTGAATTCTGTTTGTCTTGATCCATTATGtcagaaaatatcatttttattcattagatCCTCTAAGTGTGGAACCCTCAGAACTCAGCTCATGGCATAATCCTCTCCAGGATTCTTCCGAAAGCCTGGAACTACTTACATCATTGAAATTGATTGTATGAATACtttcactgaaaaataaaagtattagttTTGGATCCCTGTGGCTGGTACatcaaaatgtaatttaaaaaacctAAATGTATTATTTGACCTCTCAGAATGTCAGGAGTCTAACATCAGCATCACTGGTTGACACTCAACACTGTGAGTCAAATGTGTTCCCTTTAGAATTCATGAGAAAACCCTTTCTTTACCCTTCTGGCGTCTAGTAGCTGTTGTCACACTTCATTCTTTACTCTAAACTTTACCCAAGATTTTAGGAATCATTCCCTCTGTATGTATCTTTTTTAtaactttattaatattttgatattataatttaatctcaagatttctcccttccctttgctCACTCCAAACCTGCTCAAATAGCTCTCTCTACAATTTTTCAAATTCAAGGTCtctattttcaaaaatttttactCCAAGCATATGTGTAGACAAATATACACATACTTCCCTAAATATAACCTATTCTGAAGATGCAAGTTActaaataatcccacactaactTAGAATTGCGTATAATGAAGGGTtacttatttaggggtagactcacagatcacagttctctgcatgaacgggaacaggaaccaaatccaaaagacaggagagaaagagatcaAGCACCTGCTTTATGTTgacatttataatatataagatGCCATGCTCAAGTTGGCTGGcttcttaaaggctactggctgaaggatttccttcAGCACTGTTCAATCTgggtgttacttgtatgtacttTTCAGCTCTGACCATTTGGGACTGGAAAACTGCTTGCTGTTCTCTTCCATTGGGAGGAACATCTCTCCTATTTCCAGCTTTCCTTGGCAGCCTATAATTCTTTGTGTAGGGGTGAGGCCTTGTAGACTTTCCTCTGTGcctattttttaaagagacaggaagaaaagcaataaacttgggaggtagggagagggagagaatttAGGATGagttaagaaaagggaaaaacctAATCGAAATATACaatatgaaaatttatataaaatttgaaaaaaaaactgataaagCCAATGCAGCGGATATGGCAAACTTCCTTATTCATATTATGGAAAATACATAAACCTAGAACCAGCTGAGAAAGCAGGTGCAAATATCCTACCAAGTCACATATGACAGGCGATGgttggtgtatgcctttaatcccagcactcggggtgcagaagcaggtggatctctgtgagttcaaagccagcctagtctacagagtaagttctagtaCAGtttacaaagctacacagagaaatcctgtctcaaaaacaaaaagaggggaaaaaaggagaagtCACGTACTTTTATAACTCGTAGTTGTAGAAAGTATTCCTGATTCCGGAAGACTACTTCTAAAGACTCAGAAAGTATGctttatgtaataaaatattcaacAGGTCAATTTTACAACACTATCTGAATAAAGGATTTGTATCACAAGTTTCAGAATATTCCAGCCTTATTTCCATCAGTTCAGGAGCCTTGATTTGAGGGCTTATAAATTGTGTTGAGTTTCTATGGTGTATTCTCCCAATATGCTTCTTTATTGTTACTAATGAGAATCATAGCATAGAGGTTAACCACATGAACGCTTACAAATTTACATGACCGATCTCAAATCTTCAGACCattaacagacagttgtgagtgcaTAGAAATTTAGC is from Microtus pennsylvanicus isolate mMicPen1 chromosome 1, mMicPen1.hap1, whole genome shotgun sequence and encodes:
- the LOC142838155 gene encoding olfactory receptor 5AC1-like, giving the protein MEGNWTHLTVFVLRGITDRPELQVPLFLVFFFIYVITMVGNLGLIFLIWKDPHLHTPMYLFLRNLAFTDAFISSSVTPKMLMKFLNRNDMISLGECFAQFYFFCYSVTSEIFLLVAMAYDRYVAICNPLLYLVVMSKRLCTVLISMSYVIGFVNAALNVGLLFRLTFCKSNVIDHFYCEILPLYTISCTDPSLNALVTFIIANSVQISTSVTIVISYGRVLFAVLNMKSKSGRKKAFFTCSAHLLSVSLFYGTLLFMYVSPGSGPGKTQDKMYSLFYTVVIPLLNPFIYSLRNKEVLGALKKVIKL